One Chroicocephalus ridibundus chromosome 21, bChrRid1.1, whole genome shotgun sequence DNA segment encodes these proteins:
- the DENND4B gene encoding DENN domain-containing protein 4B isoform X3, translating into MSDEKPPQLVDYFVVAGLTDTSRPLEEENQQHRAARPSEPITDVAVIIRSQGEEVPHGFTCIETTTSGHPVDLNAGLLNNPQMFICYKRSRDKPPLIELGVHYEGKDRPKPGYKILDTTPYSRSANLNSGGPGHQRTFLTYRRAAEPHGHNTLGVTDICLIMPSKGESTPHTFCRVDKNLNTSMWGPALFLCYKIAMAKANTLVYEAGLLGRYPEQDSESFPLPESVPVFCLPMGATIESWPADTKYPLPVFSTFVLTGASGDKVYGAAIQFHEAFPRERLSEKQSLRLGLLSVVDRRPVAGRSLQTRKSICVLSHWPFFDVFRKFLMFIYRYSISGPHVLPLETHISHFMHNVPFPSPQRPRILVQMSPYDNLLLCRPVSSPLPLSGASFLTLLQNLGPDNAVALLVAVLTEQKLLIHSLRPDVLTSVGEALVAMIFPLRWQCPYIPLCPLALADVLCAPVPFIVGIHSSYFDLYEPPRDVIFIDLDTNTIFQSEERKLLSPRSLPRRPCKVLLASLHSLSQQLDEMYSGPGEEASLELLLSDAEAARGRRAQLELEARAAFLRFMACVLRGYRSFLRPIAPAPAPAGRDASSLFALQAFLKSRERAYHRFYGQLLRTQLFTQFIEDCSFASDRDPCLEFFDTCVDKVQAELEKPEDTPLMELDDPRGGEHTVFITPPEQPAGPDGTELPARVPVRPPPYTPRLRHPPGPPNSASAPTPPPSYDGFPTLRPELLEPPRDPLVAQLCQARSSAPSSPAPRRTKQEMKVAQRVAQKYSSVPEMWAKCLLGHCYGLWFLYLPTHVRAAPAKLRALQLAYDVLRKMEAHKVVLPDEVCYRILMQLCGQYGEPVLSVRVLLEMKRAGIVPNTITYGYYNKAVLESKWPAGTQGGRLRWAKLRNVVLGAAQFRQPLRQRERRAAAAPSGGRAPPAPRPSLQRQTTWAGRSLRDPPAAPRLVKSGSLSFPGSTQAEGSQGGPGEPPTTQPPLLPAAPDPLPPRLRGPPGSADGSLSDISFATDESDRADEGPGGAGGVAGGTPRRGLAAKLQQLLSPGKRSPLRPAASAELPTGSRDAAAGPRRGSEQRDGDPPPRRSPAETLLRPRERPESTASESSVSLGSELDLSDTSVGSTGIPKSAEPPADRATGQEPPAVEVLLSSCSRCQGCGALVYDEEVMAGWTSDDSNLNTTCPFCNRSFVPFLSIEIQDFQLPPSATEDGSLPPPTAQGPVLSDRRHCLALDEAEPELCNGYPDTAVPRRSERVAFAYLSPLVLRKELESLVENEGGEFLAQPELVDSHPIIYWNLVWYFQRLGLPSNLPHLLLGSQHVAPAPQVKWGAMGGGIGGGRQPSGHLPVPQMQPPESPCVRIRLLWDVLAPEPDSSPPLYVLWRLQSKIPTRLQSWQPHGHPFSPAFLGAVMNHVGLSEVHKAITLLLETLPAPGGPRHPQRSIYREILFLTLAALGRDHMDIAAFDKKYKSAYNKLAGSLGKEELRRRRAQPPSSKAIDCRKSFGATLEC; encoded by the exons ATGTCGGACGAGAAGCCCCCGCAGCTGGTGGACTACTTCGTGGTGGCCGGACTGACAGACACCTCGCGGCCGCTGGAGGAGGAGAACCAGCAGCACCGCGCGGCCCGTCCCAGCGAGCCCATCACCGACGTGGCCGTCATCATCCGCTCGCAGGGCGAGGAGGTGCCCCACGGCTTCACCTGCATCGAGACCACCACCTCGGGCCACCCCGTCGACCTCAACGCCGGGCTGCTCAACAACCCCCAGATGTTCATATGTTACAAGCGGAGCCGCGACAAGCCCCCCCTCATCGAGTTGGG GGTGCACTACGAGGGCAAGGACCGCCCGAAGCCGGGCTATAAGATCCTGGACACGACCCCCTACAGCCGCTCAGCCAACCTCAATTCGGGGGGGCCGGGACACCAACGCACCTTCCTGACGTACCGGAGGGCAGCCGAGCCCCACGGCCACAACACGCTGGGGGTCACTGACATCTGCCTCATCATGCCCAGCAAGGGCGAGAGCACCCCCCACACCTTCTGCCGGGTGGACAAGAACCTCAACACCAGCATG TGGGGCCCTGCCCTGTTCCTGTGCTACAAGATCGCCATGGCCAAGGCCAACACGCTGGTCTACGAAGCAG GGCTGCTGGGACGTTACCCCGAGCAGGACAGCGAGTCCTTCCCCCTGCCCGAATCGGTGCCCGTCTTCTGCCTGCCCATGGGGGCCACCATCGAGAGCTGGCCGGCCGACACCAAGTACCCGTTGCCCGTCTTCTCCACCTTCGTGCTGACTGGCGCCTCGGGCGACAAG GTGTATGGGGCAGCCATCCAGTTCCACGAGGCCTTTCCCCGGGAGCGGCTGTCGGAGAAGCAGAGCCTGCGCCTGGGGCTGCTGAGCGTGGTGGACCGACGGCCGGTGGCCGGCCGCTCGCTGCAGACCCGCAAGAGCATCTGCGTCCTCTCCCACTGGCCCTTCTTTGACGTCTTCCGCAAGTTCCTCATGTTTATCTACCGCTACTCCATCTCGGGGCCCCACGTGCTGCCCCTCGAGAC GCACATCTCCCACTTCATGCACAACGTCCCCTTCCCGTCCCCGCAGCGGCCGCGCATCCTGGTCCAG ATGTCCCCGTATGACAACCTGCTGCTGTGCCGGCCTGTGTCCTCCCCGCTGCCGCTCAG cGGCGCCAGCTTCCTGACGCTGCTGCAGAACCTGGGCCCTGACAACGCGGTGGCACTGCTGGTGGCCGTGCTGACCGAGCAGAAGCTGCTCATCCACTCCCTGCGCCCCGACGTCCTGACCAGCGTGGGCGAAGCCCTGGTGGCG ATGATCTTCCCCCTGCGCTGGCAGTGCCCCTACATCCCGCTGTGCCCGCTGGCGCTGGCTGACGTGCTGTGTGCCCCCGTGCCCTTCATTGTAGGCATCCACTCCAGCTACTTCGACCTCTACGAGCCCCCCCGGGACGTCATCTTCATCGACCTGGACACCAACACCATCTTCCA gagCGAGGAACGCAAGCTGCTgtccccccgctccctgccccgccggccctgCAAGGTGCTGCTGGCCTCGCTACAcagcctctcccagcagctggaCGAGA TGTACAGcgggccgggggaggaggcgtcgctggagctgctgctgagcGACGCagaggcggcgcggggccggcgagcgcagctggagctggaggcGCGGGCGGCGTTTCTGCGCTTCATGGCCTGCGTCCTGCGGGGTTATCGCTCCTTCCTGCGCCCCATCGCCccggcgcccgccccggccggccGCGACGCCAGCAGCCTCTTCGCCCTGCAGG CGTTCCTCAAGTCCCGGGAGCGGGCGTACCACCGGTTTTACGGGCAGCTGCTGCGCACCCAGCTCTTCACCCAGTTCATCGAGGACTGCTCCTTCGCCAGCGACCGAGACCCCTGCCTCGAGTTTTTCGACACCTGCGTGGATAAG gtgcaggcagagctggagaagccGGAGGACACCCCCCTGATGGAGCTGGATGACCCGCGGGGGGGCGAGCACACTGTCTTCATCACCCCCCCTGAGCAGCCGGCGGGTCCCGATGGCACCGAGCTGCCTGCGCGGGTACCGGTGAGACCCCCCCCTTACACCCCCCGGCTCCGCcaccccccgggtccccccaactcagcctctgctcccacccccccccccagctatgACGGGTTCCCCACCCTGCGCCCCGAACTCCTGGAGCCCCCCCGCGACCCGCTGGTGGCCCAGCTGTGCCAGGCCAGGAGCAGTGCCCCCAGCAGCCCGGCCCCGCGCAGGACCAAGCAG gaGATGAAGGTGGCCCAGCGTGTGGCCCAGAAGTATTCCTCGGTGCCCGAAATGTGGGCCAAGTGCCTGCTGGGGCACTGCTATGGCCTCTGGTTCCTCTACCTGCCCACCCACGTCCGCGCCGCCCCCGCCAAGCTGCGGGCGCTCCAGCTGGCCTACGACGTCCTGCGCAAGATGGAGGCTCACAAAGTGGTGCTGCCGGATGAG GTCTGCTACCGCATCCTGATGCAGCTCTGCGGGCAGTACGGGGAGCCGGTGCTGTCGGTGCGGGTGCTGCTGGAGATGAAGCGCGCCGGCATCGTGCCCAACACCATCACCTACGGCTACTACAACAAG GCGGTGCTGGAGAGCAAGTGGCCGGCAGGCACCCAGGGCGGGCGCCTGCGCTGGGCCAAGCTCCGCAACGTGGTGCTGGGGGCCGCACAGTTtcggcagcccctgcggcagcggGAACGCCGGGCTGCCGCCGCCCCCTCAG GTGGCCGAGCTCCCCCGGCGCCCCGTCCCAGCCTGCAGCGGCAGACCACCTGGGCCGGGCGCAGCCTGCGGGAcccacctgcagccccccggcTGGTGAAGAGCGGCAGCCTCAGCTTCCCCGGCAGCACCCAGGCTGAGGGGAgccagggggggccgggggagccccccACTACCCAGCCCCCCCTTCTTCCCGCAGCCCCAGACCCGCTGCCCCCCCGGCTGCGGGGTCCCCCCGGCTCGGCCGATGGGAGCCTGTCGGACATCAGCTTTGCCACGGATGAGAGCGACCGGGCAGACGaggggccggggggtgccgggggggtggcggggggcacaccgcggcgggggctggccgctaagctgcagcagctgctgtcccCTGGCAAGCGGTCCCCCCTCCGGCCGGCCGCCAGCGCCGAGCTCCCCACCGGATCCCGGGATGCCGCCGCCGGCCCACGCCGGGGCTCCGAGCAGCGGGACGGGGACCCCCCGCCACGCCGCAGCCCCGCCGAGACCCTGCTGCGCCCACGGGAGCGCCCTGAATCCACCGCCTCCGAG AGCTCCGTCTCGCTGGGCAGCGAGCTGGACCTGTCGGACACGTCGGTGGGCAGCACCGGCATCCCCAAGTCCGCCGAGCCACCGGCTGACAGGGCAACGGGGCAGGAGCCGCCCGCCGTGGAG GTCCTGCTGTCCAGCTGCTCGCGCTGCCAGGGCTGCGGCGCGCTGGTGTACGACGAGGAGGTGATGGCAGGCTGGACCTCCGACGACTCCAACCTCAACACCACCTGTCCCTTCTGCAACCGCTCCTTCGTCCCCTTCCTCAGCATCGAGATCCAGGACTTCCAGCTGCCCCCCAG TGCCACCGAGGatggctccctccctcctcccaccgcGCAGGGACCAGTGCTCAGCGACCGCCGCCACTGCCTGGCCCTGGACGAGGCCGAGCCGGAGCTCTGCAACGGCTACCCGGACACAGCG gTGCCGCGGCGGTCGGAGCGGGTGGCTTTCGCCTACCTGAGCCCGTTGGTGCTGCGGAAGGAGCTGGAGAGTTTGGTGGAGAACGAAGGCGGCGAATTCCTGGCGCAGCCGGAGCTGGTGGACAGTCACCCCATCATCTACTGGAACCTCGTCTGGTACTTCCAGCGCCTGGGGCTGCCCAGTAACCTCCCCCACCTGCTCCTGGGCTCCCAGCACgtcgccccggccccgcaggtaaagtggggggctatgggggggggaattgggggtGGCCGCCAGCCCAGCGGTCACCTGCCTGTCCCGCAGATGCAGCCCCCCGAGTCCCCCTGCGTCCGCATCCGGCTGCTCTGGGATGTCCTGGCCCCCGAGCCCGACAGCAGCCCCCCGCTTTACGTCCTCTGGCGGCTTCAAA GTAAAATCCCCACCCGGCTGCAGTCCtggcagccccacggccaccccttCTCGCCAGCCTTCCTGGGGGCCGTGATGAACCACGTGGGGCTGAGCGAGGTGCACAAGGCCATCACGCTCCTCCTGGAGACGCTGCCAGCACCAGGtggcccccgccacccccagag gAGCATCTACCGGGAAATCCTCTTCCTCACGCTGGCGGCGCTGGGCAGGGACCACATGGACATCG CCGCCTTTGACAAGAAGTACAAGTCTGCCTACAACAAGCTGGCGGGGAGCCTGGGCAAGGAGGAGCTGCGGCGGCGGAGGgcgcagccccccagctccaAAGCCATCGACTGCCGCAAGAGCTTCGGGGCCACCCTCGAGTGCTAG
- the DENND4B gene encoding DENN domain-containing protein 4B isoform X2 — MSDEKPPQLVDYFVVAGLTDTSRPLEEENQQHRAARPSEPITDVAVIIRSQGEEVPHGFTCIETTTSGHPVDLNAGLLNNPQMFICYKRSRDKPPLIELGVHYEGKDRPKPGYKILDTTPYSRSANLNSGGPGHQRTFLTYRRAAEPHGHNTLGVTDICLIMPSKGESTPHTFCRVDKNLNTSMWGPALFLCYKIAMAKANTLVYEAGLLGRYPEQDSESFPLPESVPVFCLPMGATIESWPADTKYPLPVFSTFVLTGASGDKVYGAAIQFHEAFPRERLSEKQSLRLGLLSVVDRRPVAGRSLQTRKSICVLSHWPFFDVFRKFLMFIYRYSISGPHVLPLETHISHFMHNVPFPSPQRPRILVQMSPYDNLLLCRPVSSPLPLSGASFLTLLQNLGPDNAVALLVAVLTEQKLLIHSLRPDVLTSVGEALVAMIFPLRWQCPYIPLCPLALADVLCAPVPFIVGIHSSYFDLYEPPRDVIFIDLDTNTIFQSEERKLLSPRSLPRRPCKVLLASLHSLSQQLDEMYSGPGEEASLELLLSDAEAARGRRAQLELEARAAFLRFMACVLRGYRSFLRPIAPAPAPAGRDASSLFALQAFLKSRERAYHRFYGQLLRTQLFTQFIEDCSFASDRDPCLEFFDTCVDKVQAELEKPEDTPLMELDDPRGGEHTVFITPPEQPAGPDGTELPARVPVRPPPYTPRLRHPPGPPNSASAPTPPPSYDGFPTLRPELLEPPRDPLVAQLCQARSSAPSSPAPRRTKQEMKVAQRVAQKYSSVPEMWAKCLLGHCYGLWFLYLPTHVRAAPAKLRALQLAYDVLRKMEAHKVVLPDEVCYRILMQLCGQYGEPVLSVRVLLEMKRAGIVPNTITYGYYNKAVLESKWPAGTQGGRLRWAKLRNVVLGAAQFRQPLRQRERRAAAAPSGKVGMGGAGGASVTPLTAPLSPPAGGRAPPAPRPSLQRQTTWAGRSLRDPPAAPRLVKSGSLSFPGSTQAEGSQGGPGEPPTTQPPLLPAAPDPLPPRLRGPPGSADGSLSDISFATDESDRADEGPGGAGGVAGGTPRRGLAAKLQQLLSPGKRSPLRPAASAELPTGSRDAAAGPRRGSEQRDGDPPPRRSPAETLLRPRERPESTASESSVSLGSELDLSDTSVGSTGIPKSAEPPADRATGQEPPAVEVLLSSCSRCQGCGALVYDEEVMAGWTSDDSNLNTTCPFCNRSFVPFLSIEIQDFQLPPSATEDGSLPPPTAQGPVLSDRRHCLALDEAEPELCNGYPDTAVPRRSERVAFAYLSPLVLRKELESLVENEGGEFLAQPELVDSHPIIYWNLVWYFQRLGLPSNLPHLLLGSQHVAPAPQMQPPESPCVRIRLLWDVLAPEPDSSPPLYVLWRLQSKIPTRLQSWQPHGHPFSPAFLGAVMNHVGLSEVHKAITLLLETLPAPGGPRHPQRSIYREILFLTLAALGRDHMDIAAFDKKYKSAYNKLAGSLGKEELRRRRAQPPSSKAIDCRKSFGATLEC; from the exons ATGTCGGACGAGAAGCCCCCGCAGCTGGTGGACTACTTCGTGGTGGCCGGACTGACAGACACCTCGCGGCCGCTGGAGGAGGAGAACCAGCAGCACCGCGCGGCCCGTCCCAGCGAGCCCATCACCGACGTGGCCGTCATCATCCGCTCGCAGGGCGAGGAGGTGCCCCACGGCTTCACCTGCATCGAGACCACCACCTCGGGCCACCCCGTCGACCTCAACGCCGGGCTGCTCAACAACCCCCAGATGTTCATATGTTACAAGCGGAGCCGCGACAAGCCCCCCCTCATCGAGTTGGG GGTGCACTACGAGGGCAAGGACCGCCCGAAGCCGGGCTATAAGATCCTGGACACGACCCCCTACAGCCGCTCAGCCAACCTCAATTCGGGGGGGCCGGGACACCAACGCACCTTCCTGACGTACCGGAGGGCAGCCGAGCCCCACGGCCACAACACGCTGGGGGTCACTGACATCTGCCTCATCATGCCCAGCAAGGGCGAGAGCACCCCCCACACCTTCTGCCGGGTGGACAAGAACCTCAACACCAGCATG TGGGGCCCTGCCCTGTTCCTGTGCTACAAGATCGCCATGGCCAAGGCCAACACGCTGGTCTACGAAGCAG GGCTGCTGGGACGTTACCCCGAGCAGGACAGCGAGTCCTTCCCCCTGCCCGAATCGGTGCCCGTCTTCTGCCTGCCCATGGGGGCCACCATCGAGAGCTGGCCGGCCGACACCAAGTACCCGTTGCCCGTCTTCTCCACCTTCGTGCTGACTGGCGCCTCGGGCGACAAG GTGTATGGGGCAGCCATCCAGTTCCACGAGGCCTTTCCCCGGGAGCGGCTGTCGGAGAAGCAGAGCCTGCGCCTGGGGCTGCTGAGCGTGGTGGACCGACGGCCGGTGGCCGGCCGCTCGCTGCAGACCCGCAAGAGCATCTGCGTCCTCTCCCACTGGCCCTTCTTTGACGTCTTCCGCAAGTTCCTCATGTTTATCTACCGCTACTCCATCTCGGGGCCCCACGTGCTGCCCCTCGAGAC GCACATCTCCCACTTCATGCACAACGTCCCCTTCCCGTCCCCGCAGCGGCCGCGCATCCTGGTCCAG ATGTCCCCGTATGACAACCTGCTGCTGTGCCGGCCTGTGTCCTCCCCGCTGCCGCTCAG cGGCGCCAGCTTCCTGACGCTGCTGCAGAACCTGGGCCCTGACAACGCGGTGGCACTGCTGGTGGCCGTGCTGACCGAGCAGAAGCTGCTCATCCACTCCCTGCGCCCCGACGTCCTGACCAGCGTGGGCGAAGCCCTGGTGGCG ATGATCTTCCCCCTGCGCTGGCAGTGCCCCTACATCCCGCTGTGCCCGCTGGCGCTGGCTGACGTGCTGTGTGCCCCCGTGCCCTTCATTGTAGGCATCCACTCCAGCTACTTCGACCTCTACGAGCCCCCCCGGGACGTCATCTTCATCGACCTGGACACCAACACCATCTTCCA gagCGAGGAACGCAAGCTGCTgtccccccgctccctgccccgccggccctgCAAGGTGCTGCTGGCCTCGCTACAcagcctctcccagcagctggaCGAGA TGTACAGcgggccgggggaggaggcgtcgctggagctgctgctgagcGACGCagaggcggcgcggggccggcgagcgcagctggagctggaggcGCGGGCGGCGTTTCTGCGCTTCATGGCCTGCGTCCTGCGGGGTTATCGCTCCTTCCTGCGCCCCATCGCCccggcgcccgccccggccggccGCGACGCCAGCAGCCTCTTCGCCCTGCAGG CGTTCCTCAAGTCCCGGGAGCGGGCGTACCACCGGTTTTACGGGCAGCTGCTGCGCACCCAGCTCTTCACCCAGTTCATCGAGGACTGCTCCTTCGCCAGCGACCGAGACCCCTGCCTCGAGTTTTTCGACACCTGCGTGGATAAG gtgcaggcagagctggagaagccGGAGGACACCCCCCTGATGGAGCTGGATGACCCGCGGGGGGGCGAGCACACTGTCTTCATCACCCCCCCTGAGCAGCCGGCGGGTCCCGATGGCACCGAGCTGCCTGCGCGGGTACCGGTGAGACCCCCCCCTTACACCCCCCGGCTCCGCcaccccccgggtccccccaactcagcctctgctcccacccccccccccagctatgACGGGTTCCCCACCCTGCGCCCCGAACTCCTGGAGCCCCCCCGCGACCCGCTGGTGGCCCAGCTGTGCCAGGCCAGGAGCAGTGCCCCCAGCAGCCCGGCCCCGCGCAGGACCAAGCAG gaGATGAAGGTGGCCCAGCGTGTGGCCCAGAAGTATTCCTCGGTGCCCGAAATGTGGGCCAAGTGCCTGCTGGGGCACTGCTATGGCCTCTGGTTCCTCTACCTGCCCACCCACGTCCGCGCCGCCCCCGCCAAGCTGCGGGCGCTCCAGCTGGCCTACGACGTCCTGCGCAAGATGGAGGCTCACAAAGTGGTGCTGCCGGATGAG GTCTGCTACCGCATCCTGATGCAGCTCTGCGGGCAGTACGGGGAGCCGGTGCTGTCGGTGCGGGTGCTGCTGGAGATGAAGCGCGCCGGCATCGTGCCCAACACCATCACCTACGGCTACTACAACAAG GCGGTGCTGGAGAGCAAGTGGCCGGCAGGCACCCAGGGCGGGCGCCTGCGCTGGGCCAAGCTCCGCAACGTGGTGCTGGGGGCCGCACAGTTtcggcagcccctgcggcagcggGAACGCCGGGCTGCCGCCGCCCCCTCAGGtaaggtggggatggggggggccgggggggcctcTGTCACGCCGCTGAcagcccccttgtcccctcccgcAGGTGGCCGAGCTCCCCCGGCGCCCCGTCCCAGCCTGCAGCGGCAGACCACCTGGGCCGGGCGCAGCCTGCGGGAcccacctgcagccccccggcTGGTGAAGAGCGGCAGCCTCAGCTTCCCCGGCAGCACCCAGGCTGAGGGGAgccagggggggccgggggagccccccACTACCCAGCCCCCCCTTCTTCCCGCAGCCCCAGACCCGCTGCCCCCCCGGCTGCGGGGTCCCCCCGGCTCGGCCGATGGGAGCCTGTCGGACATCAGCTTTGCCACGGATGAGAGCGACCGGGCAGACGaggggccggggggtgccgggggggtggcggggggcacaccgcggcgggggctggccgctaagctgcagcagctgctgtcccCTGGCAAGCGGTCCCCCCTCCGGCCGGCCGCCAGCGCCGAGCTCCCCACCGGATCCCGGGATGCCGCCGCCGGCCCACGCCGGGGCTCCGAGCAGCGGGACGGGGACCCCCCGCCACGCCGCAGCCCCGCCGAGACCCTGCTGCGCCCACGGGAGCGCCCTGAATCCACCGCCTCCGAG AGCTCCGTCTCGCTGGGCAGCGAGCTGGACCTGTCGGACACGTCGGTGGGCAGCACCGGCATCCCCAAGTCCGCCGAGCCACCGGCTGACAGGGCAACGGGGCAGGAGCCGCCCGCCGTGGAG GTCCTGCTGTCCAGCTGCTCGCGCTGCCAGGGCTGCGGCGCGCTGGTGTACGACGAGGAGGTGATGGCAGGCTGGACCTCCGACGACTCCAACCTCAACACCACCTGTCCCTTCTGCAACCGCTCCTTCGTCCCCTTCCTCAGCATCGAGATCCAGGACTTCCAGCTGCCCCCCAG TGCCACCGAGGatggctccctccctcctcccaccgcGCAGGGACCAGTGCTCAGCGACCGCCGCCACTGCCTGGCCCTGGACGAGGCCGAGCCGGAGCTCTGCAACGGCTACCCGGACACAGCG gTGCCGCGGCGGTCGGAGCGGGTGGCTTTCGCCTACCTGAGCCCGTTGGTGCTGCGGAAGGAGCTGGAGAGTTTGGTGGAGAACGAAGGCGGCGAATTCCTGGCGCAGCCGGAGCTGGTGGACAGTCACCCCATCATCTACTGGAACCTCGTCTGGTACTTCCAGCGCCTGGGGCTGCCCAGTAACCTCCCCCACCTGCTCCTGGGCTCCCAGCACgtcgccccggccccgcag ATGCAGCCCCCCGAGTCCCCCTGCGTCCGCATCCGGCTGCTCTGGGATGTCCTGGCCCCCGAGCCCGACAGCAGCCCCCCGCTTTACGTCCTCTGGCGGCTTCAAA GTAAAATCCCCACCCGGCTGCAGTCCtggcagccccacggccaccccttCTCGCCAGCCTTCCTGGGGGCCGTGATGAACCACGTGGGGCTGAGCGAGGTGCACAAGGCCATCACGCTCCTCCTGGAGACGCTGCCAGCACCAGGtggcccccgccacccccagag gAGCATCTACCGGGAAATCCTCTTCCTCACGCTGGCGGCGCTGGGCAGGGACCACATGGACATCG CCGCCTTTGACAAGAAGTACAAGTCTGCCTACAACAAGCTGGCGGGGAGCCTGGGCAAGGAGGAGCTGCGGCGGCGGAGGgcgcagccccccagctccaAAGCCATCGACTGCCGCAAGAGCTTCGGGGCCACCCTCGAGTGCTAG